DNA from Candidatus Cloacimonas acidaminovorans str. Evry:
ACCAGTTTATTCTCTTCCGCAGTGGAAATCCAATAGTAATTATCTCTATCCATAGCACTACGATTGGGGTCTATCAAAGAAATAGCTGCCAGGTCTGTTTTATGCAGGTCTTCATCTTTTCGGGAAAGACAAATCCAGCGAAAAGGTCCGTAACCATAATCAAAACAAATAGGACCCATAATATCTTCTACATAAGAGGGCCAAATAAAACCTTCGTTGGTATTTATTCCGTTGCGGGCAATTTCTGTTATCCCCGATTCAAATACACTTGCCATAAAGCTGTTGCCATAATCCCAAAATTTAGAGCCCTTAGCAGTTAAATTTTTCAGCACATTAAAATGCCTGCGCAGTGAAGCATCCACTTTTTGCTTAAATAATTCAATATTTTCAGCCAAAAGTTTACGCCCTTCTTCATAAGAAATTCCTGCAGGAGTGTAACCACCTTCATATACAGCATGACAGGAGGTCTGATCGGAAAGCAATTCCACTTTTATGTTATGCTTATCTATGTATTCCAGTAAATCAACTATGTTACCATAATAAGCAATGGAAAGCGGTTTTTGGGTATGTCTGGCTTCGTCTACCCAGTTAAAAATCTCTGCCAAATTACTGGAGACCTTACTAACCCAACCCTGATTATATCTGGTTTCTATTCTGCTTTTATCCACTTCGGCAATAATTCCAATGCCACCAGCAATTTCTATTGCCTTACTTTGCGCACCGCTCATTCCTCCCAAACCTGATGAAACATATAAAACCCCTGCCAAGTTTTGGTCTTCCGGAATGCCTAAATATTTCCTGCCTGCATTCAGCAAAGTTATATAAGTTCCATTCACAATTCCCTGAGGTCCTATATACATCCATCCACCAGCAGTCATTTGACCGTAATTTGCTACTCCTAATGCAGTTAGGCGTTTAAATTCAATCGGATTATCCCATTTTCCAACTATTAAACCATTGGTAGATATAACTCTTGGTGCTTCCGGACGCGAAGGAAAAAGCCCTAAAGGATGTCCCGAAGCCACAACCAATGTCTGATTTTCCGTCATTATTTCCAGGTATTGTTTAATTAACCTATATTGCATCCAATTCTGACACACCTGCCCTGATTCTCCATAAGTTACCAGTTCATAAGGATAGAGCGCCACATCAAAATCCAAATTGTTATCAATCATCACTTGGATAGCTCTGGCAGGAGTAATGCCTTTATATTCATCTATCGGTTTGCCGTAAATATGACCTTGGGAACGATAGCGATAACCGTAAATTCTACCTCTGGTTTTCAGTTCCTGCAAAAATTCCGGTGCCAGAACACTATGTAATTCTTTGGGAATATAGCGCAGAGCATTCTTTAAAGCCAGGGCTATATCTTTTTTGCTTAAATCCAATCCCCTGTCCGGAGCTCTACGAATATTTGGTTCAAAAGTTGGCTCCGGAGGAAGTTCCGCAGGTAAATGGACTTCATATTTTCTATTAGGCATTATTTTTTTATCTCCTTTATTTTATCTTGTTTAACATAATATTTAGAATAGTACTGTCGGCATCTTGCATTCCCTTATTTACAAAATAAGCTAAATTGTCAATAGTGCCTTCTATGCTATCCGTAATTATGCCATCATTGGAAGAAACACAAATTCCTGTTTTCGCTAAAAGAGCAGCTTGAACGGCAGCACTTGTAGTTGTGGCAACTTTTAAGGAACAACCTTCTTTAGCACCGTCACAAACCATTCCTGCTGTATCGGCAATCATATTTTTAATGGCATATTCAATTTGAGGATAGGTTCCTTTTAAAAGCATAACTATGCCACTTGCAGCTCCGGCAGAAGCAGAAAGGCATCCGCAAATACAGGAAAGAATGCCGATTTTTTGTTTTATATGCACACTCACCAAATGCCCCATAGCTAAAGCTCTGATTAGTTCTTCTTGGTTACTGCCAAGTTTTTCGGCAACTGCAATTATAGGCAGAGTAATAGCCAACCCCTGATTTCCGCTTCCGGAATTACTAATCACAGGCAAATTGCATCCGCTCATTCTGGCATCAGTTGCAGCCGCAGTTAAAGCCATTGCATAATGATGAATGTCATCACCCAAAAGACCGCTATTTATTTGTTCCATAATCATCTTGCCAACATTAATACCGGATTTGTTGGTTAAGCCAAAATCTGCTATTCTCCGGTTTAAAATCAATCCCAAATCAATTAATTCCAATTTATCAATATCCGTATCCCTGCAAAAATCGTAATAATCCTTCAAGGAAAAAGCGGATGGTGATATTAAAAGGGGTGCTTCTTCAGCGCCTATTTCGTTGTGTTGCAAAATATGCTTATCTTTTTCCCAATGATACAACCAATTATGACGCCAACGTAAAATTGCCTTGCTTTCAGATTTTGCTGTCTTTAAAGAAGCTTCAATCCATATCTTTTCTTCCGTTTCTTTCATTTTGGTATTAATTCTTTTTTCTGCCAGCATTTGTTTGCCCGCGTTGATTGTTTCCGCCTTTAAATCTAATAAAACCTCCAGACCCTTTTCCGGCTCGGCAACTAATATTCCTAAAGCAAAAGCAATTTCCAAACCCATTAAATTTGTATTGGGAATCCCAACTCCCATTCCGTTTTTTAAAACATTAGGGCTTACAATCAAATCGGCAGAGATAATTGTATCCTTTAAAACACTTGAAGCATAAGCTCCTGCTAAAGCAACAGCTGCCGGTTCCGTACACCCTAAAGCAGGAGAAACCTCTTGTTTTAAGAGTGCCAAGATATTTTCTGTATCCTTCATCACCTATCCTAATATTCATTTTTGCTTTTATACTATTCTTTACATCGGTTTTATTCCGTCAAGCAAAAAAGGAAAAAGGATTTTTCACTGAAAGCACCGAAAAAAAAGATAAGCACGCAGATTTCGCTAATAACGCAGATTGAATGGTCATGGGACGAACAGGATTATTTTAGCAGAGGGCTGAGGGCTTAGAGCAGAATTTATATTATATTTTTAATTTCACTTTTTTGCAGAGGCACAGTGTCCTCCGACTAAACCTTTTTTACCGCCGTCCTTAGCCATAAGCACCAAAATTGTTCTTTCAAAAGAGATAATTTCAAGGCATAAATGACTCCTGACTTACAAGAAAGTTGGCGTCTTCTTATACCCAACAATATATTTATGAAGCTATATAAAAAGTTTTAGGGAACTTCATAGCCCTGTTGTTTGTAGAATGATGAGGGCATTATTCTTTCTGGAAAAAAAGAGAAGCTTAGGCAAGTTTCGGCTAATAAATCCAGAATTTAGATTGACAAAGAATATTATTCATAAATTGTGAAAAAAGTAAAAAGAAACTATGAACTCTTAATCCAAAGGGGAGGAAATTATGGAAGATAAGACCAAAGCACTCTGCGAAGAATTGATGTTAATCATTATGATAATATTTAATGAAAGGGGAAAAGGAATTCTGTTTCATTCTTTATACCCTGTTTTTAATTATGGCTTCGGAACGATATCCGATTTATTAAAGGTTTTAGTAAATGAAGGATATGTAAATGTGATTTTCGATCTAAAGGAACAACCCGAGGATTACCCTGATGAATTTTTACCAAAGGAAGAACAGATAAAAAAACTTCATCTCTGTAATCACTACTCTACTTATATTTTCCCTACCTCAGAAGGATTGCAATTTGTAAAAAACAATCTTAAACAAGCAATAGAGGAAAATAGAGAAATTAAGTTTACCGGCCTTTTACACCCCTTAAAATAATAAAAATGGTAGAGAGGATACACCTTAAGGTATATTTATTCGCTTTTATTTGCGCTAATGCTCTTTTCCAGAATATCAAACAATCGATCTTGCCATCCCGACCAAATAGAACCCAGAAAAAGAATATGATTATTTTCATATTCCTTTTGGGAGGTAGGATTTACCAACCCTTTAATTAGTGAATCATAGGGAGTAATAGAAAGGACAAAGGACTCCAGAATAATGTCTTTATTTCCAAGTTGTTTTTCTATTTCTTTAATTTCTTTGTGTAATTGCACTTTTTCCGAATCCAAACTTTTCTGATGTTCCAACCCCTTCGGGTCAAGAAAGCAAATTATCTGTTTATTTTGATATTTAACCCACATAATAAAATCGGGATAGAAACCGCTAAGATTGAAGAAACCGATGCCTGATTTAGGAAAATTCCTCAGCAGGTATATTTCCCTATTGGTAAATTCATTTTTATTCATCAGGTATTTTTTTAACCCAGAGATAAACTCTTTTTCGCTTTCTACCAATCCTTCCGGATGCATTTTTTCTATCTTTGTATCTCTCAATAGGATAGGCAAGTAGAGATGTTTATCAAAGTAAATTCTGGGAAGTTCTTTGGTTTCTTCTTTCATTAATTTATCCAAATCCTGGACCAATGCCTTAATATTTGCAATCAATTGGTTGTTTTCTTGGGTTTTGCTTATTTGAATAGTATAATTATATCCGTCATCAGGTTTGGCAAAAACGCTTAAAGCTGAATCATCGGTAACGGGTGCATAGTATAAATGTTCCATCTCATATTTTTTTAAGTGAAAGTTATAGAATTGGTCAATGTATTTCTTCAGTAGTTGCAGAGCTATATTTTCCAACCTTGGTATATCTTCAATTGTGTTAACTTGCAGAGTTTCCGGAGTAGCTAATATCTTATATTTACCGGAATAAAGCAGATAATTCTTAATAAAATCTCTGTCCAATATCAAATTCCAGTATCCCCGTTCCAATTTATACTCATATAACTCCAGCCAGATTTTATTCCAATCAAAAAAGAGATTAAGCTTTTTCCTTGCATCGTCATCAATTGCCAGCTTATGTTCCTTTGTATTAATAGCAATATTGGAACTGGCAATACCTTGTGCATTGCGTTTTTGGCTAAGGTAAGCGGATAATTTAGGCATCAGATCAAGGGTTATGGAGAAATTCTCCTCTTTTAAGAATAAAACTTTTTCCTTATTGAAATCCACATCTTTTTTTGCTAAGGTATATAGAGTTTCCCATTTTTCCACATTATTAGGTTGAACAGGTATTTCAATGGTTTCCAAGTCCATTTCTTCTTTACTTAGTGCCTCTAAAAATTTGCTTAGATAGTCCGCCCGGATTCCGTAAATATTCAAATTCTCCAACTGTTTTATATCCTTTTCCATACTGCGTTTCAGGGTCATATTTTGTCCCTTTAAACGAACTCCTCTACCGAAAAGTTGAATAATTTGCGGTCCTTGTCCTGTTCCTATATTTAATAAGCCCATAGAGGATACTCTCCAAGTATCCCAGCCCTCAATAAATTTCTTGGAACCGATAAGGATATTAACTGAAGAATTAGGTGCTTTAATATGGTCAAACAGCGATTCCGAAATAGCGTCCGTTTCTACCGGTAGTCCTATTTTTTCCAGTTGCTTTTTAAAACTAAAAACATCGCCGATATTGATAACGCCAAAGTATTTATTTTCTCCGGTTTTTAAGCCAAATTCACCTTTAGCGCTTTTCAATTCGTAAATACCAAAACCGCCTTTCCCGCCAAAAATTTTAGTGAATAAATCCTCTATATTCAGTACTTTCTCTTTTATATATGTGAACTTATTAGCAAAGATGTCTTCTCCGCTTTCGTTTTTAAATTCCGCTTTTCCTGTTAAAATAGCTGTCAGCTTGCTATTTACCCAAGCGGGGTCTTTGATTACTTTATGTAAAAAATTGACAATTTGGACTACATCGGATTCTTCTTCACTACCGGTAACCGTTGTTCCCACAAAAATCCACAGGGGTTTTTCCAGATTTTGTTTTTCCGCCAGCCCTTTTCTATCCTCAAAGATAAGCGATTGCTCATAGAAATCAAGTAAATTGGCTAAAAACATTGTTTCCTGAAATCTGGTTTCCTCTACTTTAATATTTTTCGCATTTATCACGGAAAAATCCTTGCCATAGCCATCCAGATAAAAGTATTTATAGGAATAATCAAAAATAATTGCCTTGGCATATTCCTGTAAGGTAACCTTATTTTTCTCGCTTAGTATTTGTCCGAAGGTTGCGCTATATTCAAAAACCATTCCGTTTTCAGCCAGGGTATCTCTCAATTTTGCCCATTTTTGTTCTTCCGCTTTTTTCCCTTTATGTCCTTCATCTACGAATATCAGTTTTCTTCCCTCAAAAGCATTTATGGAGATAGTTACTCCCCCTCCTTTTTTGGTTTCCACCAATTTAGTCATTTCAATTACCAAAACTTCATCTTTATTCTTTAAACTATCCGTAAAACCATAATTTTCATAATAGAGACGACAGGGAATTCCGCTTTTTGTTAATTCTTCATAATGCTGTTTGGAAAGACCTTCATTGGGAGTTATCAACATAATGCTATCGGGAGAAAATAGTTTATAATGCAAAAACTGATAATAATTGATGTGCATAATTAAGGTTTTTCCCGAACCGGTTGCCATCCAGAAAGCTATCTTATTCAAATCATCTTCAGTAAAAGCATTTATTGCTTCTACTTTATTTTCCTTTTTATAGCGTTCTAAAAATTCATTCAGATCATAGATAAAATTGGTCTGATTATTTTTTATGTTATCTAACAGGATTTCTGTAAAGAGCACTGCCAGATATTGAAAATACTTTAATCTAATCGGTTCCCGATGTCTATTTATTTGAGATAAATAACCCTCAATATTATCATCATAATGCCTAAGTTTATTTATAGCTATAACGCTCTGATTTGCCTCGTTTATCTTGTTGTTAAAATAGATAAGAAGAACCTCCAAATAGTTATCCTTATCATTAACATCTTTCAGCTTATCCTGTAAGTCCTT
Protein-coding regions in this window:
- a CDS encoding DEAD/DEAH box helicase family protein, which produces MNIEKYLVLNKYLLSLLGVSEFKDLQDKLKDVNDKDNYLEVLLIYFNNKINEANQSVIAINKLRHYDDNIEGYLSQINRHREPIRLKYFQYLAVLFTEILLDNIKNNQTNFIYDLNEFLERYKKENKVEAINAFTEDDLNKIAFWMATGSGKTLIMHINYYQFLHYKLFSPDSIMLITPNEGLSKQHYEELTKSGIPCRLYYENYGFTDSLKNKDEVLVIEMTKLVETKKGGGVTISINAFEGRKLIFVDEGHKGKKAEEQKWAKLRDTLAENGMVFEYSATFGQILSEKNKVTLQEYAKAIIFDYSYKYFYLDGYGKDFSVINAKNIKVEETRFQETMFLANLLDFYEQSLIFEDRKGLAEKQNLEKPLWIFVGTTVTGSEEESDVVQIVNFLHKVIKDPAWVNSKLTAILTGKAEFKNESGEDIFANKFTYIKEKVLNIEDLFTKIFGGKGGFGIYELKSAKGEFGLKTGENKYFGVINIGDVFSFKKQLEKIGLPVETDAISESLFDHIKAPNSSVNILIGSKKFIEGWDTWRVSSMGLLNIGTGQGPQIIQLFGRGVRLKGQNMTLKRSMEKDIKQLENLNIYGIRADYLSKFLEALSKEEMDLETIEIPVQPNNVEKWETLYTLAKKDVDFNKEKVLFLKEENFSITLDLMPKLSAYLSQKRNAQGIASSNIAINTKEHKLAIDDDARKKLNLFFDWNKIWLELYEYKLERGYWNLILDRDFIKNYLLYSGKYKILATPETLQVNTIEDIPRLENIALQLLKKYIDQFYNFHLKKYEMEHLYYAPVTDDSALSVFAKPDDGYNYTIQISKTQENNQLIANIKALVQDLDKLMKEETKELPRIYFDKHLYLPILLRDTKIEKMHPEGLVESEKEFISGLKKYLMNKNEFTNREIYLLRNFPKSGIGFFNLSGFYPDFIMWVKYQNKQIICFLDPKGLEHQKSLDSEKVQLHKEIKEIEKQLGNKDIILESFVLSITPYDSLIKGLVNPTSQKEYENNHILFLGSIWSGWQDRLFDILEKSISANKSE
- a CDS encoding L-cysteine desulfidase family protein: MKDTENILALLKQEVSPALGCTEPAAVALAGAYASSVLKDTIISADLIVSPNVLKNGMGVGIPNTNLMGLEIAFALGILVAEPEKGLEVLLDLKAETINAGKQMLAEKRINTKMKETEEKIWIEASLKTAKSESKAILRWRHNWLYHWEKDKHILQHNEIGAEEAPLLISPSAFSLKDYYDFCRDTDIDKLELIDLGLILNRRIADFGLTNKSGINVGKMIMEQINSGLLGDDIHHYAMALTAAATDARMSGCNLPVISNSGSGNQGLAITLPIIAVAEKLGSNQEELIRALAMGHLVSVHIKQKIGILSCICGCLSASAGAASGIVMLLKGTYPQIEYAIKNMIADTAGMVCDGAKEGCSLKVATTTSAAVQAALLAKTGICVSSNDGIITDSIEGTIDNLAYFVNKGMQDADSTILNIMLNKIK
- a CDS encoding urocanate hydratase, with the translated sequence MPNRKYEVHLPAELPPEPTFEPNIRRAPDRGLDLSKKDIALALKNALRYIPKELHSVLAPEFLQELKTRGRIYGYRYRSQGHIYGKPIDEYKGITPARAIQVMIDNNLDFDVALYPYELVTYGESGQVCQNWMQYRLIKQYLEIMTENQTLVVASGHPLGLFPSRPEAPRVISTNGLIVGKWDNPIEFKRLTALGVANYGQMTAGGWMYIGPQGIVNGTYITLLNAGRKYLGIPEDQNLAGVLYVSSGLGGMSGAQSKAIEIAGGIGIIAEVDKSRIETRYNQGWVSKVSSNLAEIFNWVDEARHTQKPLSIAYYGNIVDLLEYIDKHNIKVELLSDQTSCHAVYEGGYTPAGISYEEGRKLLAENIELFKQKVDASLRRHFNVLKNLTAKGSKFWDYGNSFMASVFESGITEIARNGINTNEGFIWPSYVEDIMGPICFDYGYGPFRWICLSRKDEDLHKTDLAAISLIDPNRSAMDRDNYYWISTAEENKLVVGTKARILYADEESRIKLGLKFNEMIRKGEIGPVMLGRDHHDVSGTDSPFRETANIYDGSNLMAEMATHCFAGNVARGMTMVVLSNGGGVGVSRCINGGNGIVLDGSERMDEVVKSGLSWDVMGGIARRAWAQNEGAIKTGTAWNEKHSAEGNITLAEKVDEEMVKYLVNKEFGA